One genomic region from Granulicatella adiacens ATCC 49175 encodes:
- a CDS encoding NFACT RNA binding domain-containing protein produces MTFDGIFTKWMMDEVAPQLVGGRITKIHQPLPYDVQFTIRANRKNYLLVCSAHPMMARVQFISEKPENPEVAPNFCMILRKYLEGSIIQSFSQVENDRILHLDVSTRDELGDKAGYRFTIEMMGRHSNLFLVNQEDNSIIDCVKRVSLGQNSYRTLQPGASYVLPPQTQKKNPFEYSLFELDSLLHPYSGEPDERTLMNVFQGISKQTAHEIVERSERGGQSLAEALHHYLEEGNTAIQPTLTKAEDGKTYFLPFPYMSKVGESQSFDSLSELLSVYYVQKIQEEKIQQLAGHLLQMLKSELRKNREKMVKLDEDLARTEDADHYRIYGDLINTYQHQIEKGANSVTVQNFYQDYEEVTIPLNPLLTASQNAQAYFKKYQKLRNAVTHIHEQQKATKNEMDYLESVIYQIEEADVFNLEAIREELVESGYLKRSALKKGIKKQGSAKPQVFYATDGTRILVGRNNLQNDQLTLRQAKKEYLWLHAQNIPGSHVIIESSNPAEETIGEGAMLAAYYSKYRLSGTVPVDYVQVSKIRKPNGAKPGFVVYEGQQNTYITPDPLKVEALRNNNPK; encoded by the coding sequence ATGACATTTGATGGTATTTTCACCAAATGGATGATGGACGAAGTGGCGCCTCAATTAGTGGGAGGACGTATTACAAAGATTCATCAGCCATTACCATACGATGTACAATTCACCATTCGTGCCAACCGTAAGAATTATTTGCTTGTCTGTTCGGCACACCCAATGATGGCTCGTGTACAATTTATTTCTGAGAAACCAGAGAATCCAGAAGTTGCTCCTAACTTTTGTATGATTCTGCGTAAGTATTTAGAAGGGTCTATTATTCAATCGTTCTCTCAAGTAGAAAATGACCGTATTTTACATTTGGATGTTTCTACACGTGATGAACTGGGAGATAAGGCTGGCTATCGTTTCACCATTGAGATGATGGGACGTCATAGTAATTTATTTTTAGTGAATCAAGAGGATAACTCGATCATCGATTGTGTGAAACGTGTCTCTCTTGGGCAAAACAGTTATCGTACCTTACAACCAGGTGCAAGCTATGTGTTGCCACCGCAAACGCAGAAGAAGAATCCTTTTGAATACTCGCTCTTTGAATTAGATAGTTTACTCCATCCTTATAGTGGTGAACCAGATGAGCGAACTTTGATGAATGTCTTTCAAGGGATTAGTAAGCAAACTGCTCATGAAATTGTGGAACGTAGTGAAAGAGGAGGCCAAAGTTTAGCCGAAGCGCTACATCACTATCTTGAAGAAGGAAATACAGCGATTCAGCCTACACTTACAAAGGCAGAGGATGGAAAGACGTACTTCTTACCATTTCCTTATATGAGTAAGGTTGGTGAGTCTCAAAGCTTTGACAGCCTCTCTGAATTATTAAGTGTTTATTATGTACAGAAAATTCAAGAAGAAAAGATTCAGCAATTAGCAGGCCACCTGTTGCAAATGCTAAAATCCGAACTTCGCAAGAATCGCGAAAAGATGGTAAAACTCGATGAAGATTTAGCCAGAACAGAAGATGCGGATCATTATCGTATATATGGAGATCTGATTAACACATACCAACACCAAATTGAAAAAGGTGCAAATAGTGTTACGGTTCAAAACTTCTATCAAGACTACGAAGAAGTAACAATTCCATTAAATCCATTATTAACGGCTTCTCAAAATGCACAGGCGTATTTTAAAAAATACCAAAAACTTAGAAATGCGGTAACGCATATTCATGAGCAACAAAAAGCTACGAAAAATGAGATGGATTACTTAGAAAGTGTCATCTATCAAATTGAAGAAGCGGATGTCTTTAACTTAGAAGCCATCCGAGAAGAACTTGTAGAGAGCGGCTACTTAAAACGTTCTGCCTTGAAAAAAGGCATTAAGAAACAAGGAAGCGCAAAACCACAAGTGTTCTACGCAACTGATGGCACGCGAATTCTAGTTGGACGTAACAATTTACAAAACGACCAATTAACACTTCGACAAGCGAAAAAGGAATACTTATGGCTTCATGCACAAAATATTCCAGGATCTCACGTGATTATTGAATCTAGTAATCCAGCGGAAGAAACAATTGGTGAAGGCGCTATGCTTGCTGCATACTACTCGAAATATCGTCTTTCAGGAACGGTTCCAGTGGATTATGTTCAAGTATCGAAAATTCGTAAACCAAATGGAGCTAAACCAGGTTTTGTAGTCTACGAAGGCCAACAAAATACGTATATTACGCCTGATCCATTAAAGGTAGAAGCGTTAAGAAATAATAATCCGAAATAG
- the pcp gene encoding pyroglutamyl-peptidase I: MKIIVTGFDPFGGEKINPSIECVKAFPEIEGVELIRLELPTVFKESAKRLNEVINEVKPDAVLSVGQAGGRPGITMERIAINVDDARIPDNISQQPIDETIQTKGAAAYFSTLPIKRIVKAIREAGIPVEVSNSAGTFVCNHIMYQALFAATKADKPFKAGFMHIPFIPEQTTDKPSLPLEESTKALQIAIETIRDYLNDEDIKVQEGAIF, encoded by the coding sequence ATGAAAATTATTGTGACAGGATTTGACCCTTTTGGAGGGGAAAAGATTAATCCTTCGATTGAATGTGTGAAGGCTTTTCCAGAAATTGAAGGAGTAGAACTCATTCGCTTAGAATTACCGACTGTATTTAAGGAATCAGCAAAGCGTTTGAATGAAGTCATTAATGAAGTGAAACCAGATGCAGTATTAAGCGTTGGCCAAGCAGGGGGGAGACCTGGAATTACAATGGAACGTATTGCGATTAATGTCGATGATGCGAGAATTCCAGACAATATCAGCCAACAACCAATTGATGAAACCATTCAAACAAAAGGGGCAGCTGCTTATTTTTCAACTTTACCGATTAAACGAATTGTAAAAGCGATTCGTGAAGCGGGAATTCCAGTTGAAGTATCTAATTCCGCTGGGACATTCGTATGTAATCACATCATGTACCAAGCGTTATTTGCTGCAACAAAGGCTGATAAACCGTTTAAAGCAGGTTTTATGCATATTCCGTTTATACCAGAACAAACAACGGATAAACCGTCTCTACCTCTTGAAGAGAGCACGAAAGCATTACAGATAGCGATTGAGACAATCCGTGATTATTTAAACGATGAAGATATTAAGGTTCAAGAGGGAGCCATTTTTTAG
- the hemW gene encoding radical SAM family heme chaperone HemW: MLPKAAYIHIPFCSHICYYCDFNKVFIEGQPVDEYIELLIREMELTGKKYKIEPLETLYVGGGTPSSLNPQQMERLLDGIHQYLPLQKGAEFSMELNPDDGTHELLTVMKKGGVNRLSMGVQTFNNDLLKAIGRKHTKETAIRTIENARQVGFENMSIDLIFRLPKQTIADFEESLKMAMDLDLPHYSIYSLILEQKTVFYNLMRQGKLPLPTQDEEADMFELAMKTMKDFGRHHYEISNYSIPGYESRHNLHYWKADEYFAFGAGAHGYVNGVRYQNNGPIQHYLEPLREGKLPIFSETQLSKKQLIEEFMFLGLRKFSGVSKKEFMERFGNSMDEIYREVIQELIEEGLLTTTSDGYVLTHRGKFLGNNVFQSFLIDENQNEI, encoded by the coding sequence GTGTTACCAAAAGCAGCATATATTCATATCCCTTTTTGTTCGCATATTTGTTATTATTGCGATTTTAACAAAGTATTTATTGAAGGACAGCCGGTTGATGAATATATCGAATTATTGATTAGAGAAATGGAACTGACTGGGAAAAAATATAAAATTGAACCTCTTGAAACTCTCTACGTGGGTGGGGGAACACCGTCTTCTTTAAATCCACAACAAATGGAGCGATTATTGGATGGAATTCATCAATATTTACCACTTCAAAAAGGTGCAGAGTTTTCAATGGAATTGAACCCTGATGATGGTACTCATGAACTGCTCACCGTAATGAAAAAAGGAGGAGTGAATCGCCTCAGTATGGGCGTTCAAACCTTTAATAATGATTTACTGAAAGCGATTGGTCGCAAACATACAAAGGAAACAGCAATCCGTACCATCGAAAATGCAAGACAAGTTGGATTCGAGAATATGAGTATTGACTTGATTTTCAGACTTCCAAAACAGACGATTGCTGATTTTGAAGAGAGTTTAAAAATGGCGATGGATCTAGATCTACCTCATTACTCAATTTATTCACTGATTTTAGAACAAAAGACTGTTTTTTATAATCTGATGAGGCAAGGGAAATTACCCTTACCGACGCAAGATGAAGAAGCAGATATGTTTGAACTCGCAATGAAGACGATGAAAGACTTTGGTCGCCATCATTATGAAATTAGCAATTATTCAATTCCTGGTTACGAATCAAGACATAATCTGCATTATTGGAAGGCGGATGAGTACTTTGCATTTGGTGCAGGTGCCCACGGCTATGTGAATGGAGTTCGTTACCAAAACAATGGACCTATTCAACATTATCTTGAGCCGCTCCGAGAGGGGAAACTTCCTATCTTTTCAGAAACACAATTGTCTAAAAAACAGCTAATTGAAGAGTTCATGTTCTTAGGGTTAAGAAAATTTTCTGGTGTATCAAAGAAAGAATTCATGGAAAGATTTGGAAATTCAATGGACGAAATCTACAGAGAAGTTATTCAAGAATTAATTGAAGAGGGATTGCTCACAACTACTTCTGATGGGTACGTTCTTACTCACCGAGGGAAGTTTCTTGGAAATAACGTTTTCCAATCATTTTTGATTGATGAAAATCAGAATGAAATTTGA
- a CDS encoding AEC family transporter has product MENIVKILTAPAFVSAIFSTISIILVGYFIRKKNIVDANSGKVLSNVLLSVALPALAFKAFMVDINDKTFTTGLNVFIFGFIAYVILILLGELFFIKEKGDRKTTLSVLTTFGSTTFFGIPIINGLLGAAGILYANIFNLAYRVFLYSYGLIRMSGLKFEKKNFKMIFGNIIVIATFAGLLIWIFQSSLPQVAVQVKVGEETKEVMYAFLRIDKTAPWLFKAITYLADLSSPLAWLAIGITLGNISLGEAVKDKMVWYYSIVKLILVPAVFVGIIFAVSPFLPMAPEASKGILIMLATPPATVAVAYAIKYDKEAALASNASLLGTVLAVFAIVFWIVAGSVIFPGVG; this is encoded by the coding sequence ATGGAAAACATCGTTAAGATTTTAACAGCACCAGCATTTGTGTCTGCTATCTTTTCAACAATCTCTATTATCTTAGTGGGTTATTTCATCCGCAAGAAAAATATTGTTGATGCAAACAGTGGTAAAGTCTTATCTAACGTTTTACTATCAGTTGCACTTCCTGCGTTAGCGTTCAAAGCCTTCATGGTTGACATTAACGACAAAACATTCACAACTGGATTAAACGTATTTATTTTCGGCTTTATCGCTTATGTCATTTTAATTCTTTTAGGAGAATTATTCTTTATTAAGGAGAAAGGTGACCGTAAAACTACTTTATCAGTATTAACAACATTCGGTTCAACAACTTTCTTTGGGATTCCAATTATTAACGGTTTATTAGGAGCAGCTGGTATTTTATATGCTAATATCTTCAACTTAGCTTACCGTGTGTTCTTATATTCTTACGGATTAATTCGTATGAGCGGATTAAAATTCGAGAAGAAAAACTTCAAAATGATTTTCGGTAATATCATCGTTATCGCAACATTTGCCGGATTATTAATCTGGATTTTCCAATCTTCATTACCACAAGTAGCTGTTCAAGTTAAAGTTGGTGAAGAAACTAAAGAAGTTATGTATGCTTTCTTACGTATTGATAAGACAGCTCCATGGTTATTCAAAGCTATTACTTACTTAGCTGACTTAAGCTCACCACTTGCATGGTTAGCAATCGGTATCACTTTAGGAAACATTTCTTTAGGTGAAGCCGTTAAAGATAAGATGGTTTGGTACTACAGCATTGTTAAATTAATCTTAGTTCCTGCAGTATTCGTTGGAATTATCTTCGCAGTTAGCCCATTCTTACCAATGGCTCCTGAAGCTTCAAAAGGGATTCTAATTATGTTAGCTACACCACCAGCAACAGTTGCAGTGGCTTACGCTATCAAATACGATAAAGAAGCAGCACTTGCAAGTAATGCTTCATTACTAGGAACTGTATTAGCAGTATTCGCAATCGTCTTCTGGATTGTTGCTGGATCTGTTATTTTCCCTGGAGTAGGTTAA
- a CDS encoding 2-hydroxyacid dehydrogenase gives MKVLAYGVREVELPIFEQVNKKFGYELTCIPEYLNSEETARKAEGFKAVILRGNCWANKETLDIYKELGVEYVLTRTVGVNHIDAEYAKSLGMKLGYVPFYSPNAISELAVTLAMTLLRNVAYTAAKTSQQDFTVDTQMFAKEIRNCTVGVVGIGRIGLTTATLFKGLGANVLAYDAFPKEGVDHICTQVPLDELLAKSDVISIHAPYIPANGKVITKEFISKMKPGAILVNTARGELQDIDAIIEALESGHLRGVGLDVLEGESEVFFKDLRGQEIKNPAIRKLVELYPRVLLTPHMGSYTDEAVLNMVETSFENLKAYVETGSCKNDIQC, from the coding sequence ATGAAAGTTTTAGCATATGGGGTTCGTGAAGTTGAATTACCAATTTTCGAACAAGTAAACAAGAAATTCGGATACGAATTAACATGTATTCCAGAATACTTAAATTCTGAAGAAACTGCCCGCAAAGCAGAAGGTTTCAAAGCTGTTATCTTACGTGGTAACTGCTGGGCAAACAAAGAAACTTTAGATATCTACAAAGAATTAGGAGTAGAGTACGTATTAACTCGTACTGTGGGTGTAAACCACATCGATGCTGAATACGCAAAATCATTAGGAATGAAATTAGGTTACGTTCCTTTCTATTCTCCAAACGCAATTAGTGAATTAGCAGTTACTTTAGCAATGACATTATTACGTAACGTTGCTTACACTGCAGCAAAAACTAGCCAACAAGATTTCACAGTAGATACTCAAATGTTTGCTAAAGAAATCCGTAACTGTACTGTTGGGGTTGTTGGTATCGGACGTATCGGTTTAACAACTGCAACATTATTCAAAGGTTTAGGCGCTAACGTATTAGCTTACGATGCTTTCCCTAAAGAAGGCGTTGATCATATCTGTACTCAAGTACCTTTAGATGAGTTATTAGCAAAATCAGACGTGATTTCAATTCACGCTCCATACATTCCAGCAAACGGAAAAGTAATCACTAAAGAATTCATCAGCAAAATGAAACCAGGTGCTATCTTAGTAAACACTGCTCGTGGTGAATTACAAGATATCGATGCGATCATCGAAGCATTAGAATCAGGTCACTTACGTGGTGTTGGTTTAGACGTTTTAGAAGGGGAAAGCGAAGTATTCTTCAAAGACTTACGTGGTCAAGAAATCAAAAATCCTGCTATCCGTAAATTAGTTGAATTATACCCACGTGTATTATTAACACCTCATATGGGTAGTTACACTGATGAAGCAGTATTAAACATGGTTGAAACAAGTTTTGAAAACTTAAAAGCATATGTTGAAACTGGTTCATGTAAAAATGACATTCAATGCTAA
- the trhA gene encoding PAQR family membrane homeostasis protein TrhA has product MKESTLKKERKVQSIKSEIVGEVLNAVTHGIGVALAITALVLLLMKAVAVNNTTQIIAFSVYGASLILLFLASTLYHSFKFTKAAKVFQRIDHSSIYLLIAGTYTPFCLIGIGGQEGLMFCIAIWIFAVGGVIIEAFFLEKFSKISVFLYLAMGWVSIFTLKPLYESMGWGGIFYLFLGGLSYSLGTIFYKRKYHNFYHVIWHIFVLAGAIFMFLAIFKYL; this is encoded by the coding sequence ATGAAAGAATCAACTCTCAAAAAAGAACGAAAAGTCCAATCGATAAAATCAGAGATTGTCGGTGAAGTCCTTAATGCGGTCACTCATGGCATTGGAGTCGCATTAGCCATTACTGCGCTTGTACTTCTCTTAATGAAGGCTGTGGCAGTCAATAATACCACGCAAATTATCGCATTTAGTGTTTATGGAGCTTCACTTATCTTATTATTTTTAGCGTCAACGCTCTATCATAGCTTTAAATTTACAAAAGCCGCAAAAGTATTTCAACGAATTGATCACTCTTCGATTTATTTATTAATTGCCGGTACTTATACCCCTTTCTGTTTAATCGGAATTGGAGGTCAAGAAGGTTTAATGTTCTGTATTGCTATTTGGATTTTTGCAGTTGGTGGCGTCATTATTGAAGCATTTTTTTTAGAGAAATTCTCCAAAATATCTGTCTTTCTTTATTTAGCAATGGGATGGGTATCCATTTTCACCTTGAAACCTTTATATGAAAGTATGGGTTGGGGAGGCATTTTCTATCTCTTCTTGGGTGGATTAAGTTATTCTCTTGGTACAATCTTCTACAAACGTAAATATCATAATTTTTACCATGTGATTTGGCATATATTCGTTCTAGCAGGAGCCATTTTTATGTTTCTGGCTATTTTCAAATATTTATAA
- the deoD gene encoding purine-nucleoside phosphorylase, which translates to MSVHINATKGQVAESVLMPGDPLRAKFIAEHYLTEVEQYNAVRNMFGYTGLYKGQRVSVQGSGMGIPSIMIYAKELYTEFGAERIIRIGSAGGMQENVKVRDIVLAQGATTDSSIFNNIFHNQVTFAPIASFNLLDKAYHLAKDRGVGVHVGNVLSSDRFYNAELDKKKLMDYGMLCVEMEAAGLYALAAQHKKEALAILTISDHLLTGEETTAQEREQTFNDMMEIALETVRA; encoded by the coding sequence ATGAGTGTTCATATTAATGCAACGAAAGGGCAAGTTGCCGAATCAGTTTTAATGCCAGGAGATCCATTACGTGCGAAATTTATTGCTGAGCATTACTTGACTGAAGTGGAACAATATAATGCGGTCCGAAATATGTTTGGATATACAGGACTTTATAAAGGACAACGTGTTTCTGTTCAAGGAAGTGGAATGGGAATTCCTTCAATTATGATTTATGCAAAAGAATTATATACTGAATTTGGTGCAGAACGCATCATCCGTATTGGTTCTGCGGGTGGTATGCAAGAGAATGTTAAAGTTCGTGATATTGTATTAGCTCAAGGAGCTACTACAGATTCATCAATCTTCAATAACATTTTCCATAATCAAGTAACGTTTGCTCCAATTGCAAGCTTTAATTTATTGGATAAAGCATATCATCTTGCGAAAGATCGTGGTGTAGGTGTACACGTTGGAAACGTACTATCATCAGATCGCTTCTATAATGCGGAATTAGATAAGAAAAAATTAATGGATTATGGAATGCTATGTGTTGAAATGGAGGCTGCTGGACTATATGCATTAGCAGCACAACATAAGAAAGAAGCTTTAGCAATTCTTACCATTAGTGATCATCTGTTAACAGGTGAAGAAACAACTGCACAAGAACGTGAACAAACTTTTAACGACATGATGGAAATCGCGTTAGAAACAGTTCGTGCATAA
- a CDS encoding S41 family peptidase produces the protein MGNNPKPQGAVQTGLESKKVSVWILILAVLITAALTYFGTTLTVSPQTQAQTTQSTQTTNGNSNSSVLSNEDLSKIELVYKTLMNGYVDKNISKDNLINGALKGMSDAAGDPYTTYLVNEETAAIDETLTGSFGGIGAELRSENNKVIISNTREGTPSQKIGLQENDVILKVDGEDMEGKSISYVVSKVRGEVGTDVTLTIQRGSQELEVKITRAKISIETVKGTVDETDPTIGHVKINSFAKNTAQEVENAVTDLRQKGVKKFIFDVRYNPGGLLDQALAISNMFVEEGKTILNIEDRNGKITAYKASKEYGTFKITEPYALLVNEGSASASEILAGALKESANAKLIGSKTYGKGTVQSVVDVSKNAELKYTTAKWLTPNETWIHKTGIEPTEAVSMPEYYNITIVDTREVVKEGSVSDNVKTIETILKGLGYDVKADGYFDSKTTEAVKQFQKSKGISETGEVNEQTGSALMNAIREELKKNDTQYKAAVKALQ, from the coding sequence ATGGGAAATAATCCAAAACCTCAAGGAGCTGTTCAAACAGGCTTAGAGTCAAAAAAAGTTTCCGTTTGGATTTTAATACTGGCTGTACTAATCACTGCTGCTTTAACTTACTTTGGCACAACTCTTACAGTTTCACCACAAACCCAAGCGCAAACTACGCAATCTACGCAAACTACCAATGGAAATTCTAATAGTAGCGTGCTCTCTAACGAAGACTTAAGTAAAATAGAGTTAGTCTATAAAACTTTGATGAACGGTTATGTGGATAAGAACATCTCCAAAGACAATCTTATTAATGGAGCCTTAAAAGGAATGAGTGATGCAGCTGGAGATCCGTATACAACCTATTTAGTAAATGAAGAAACAGCGGCGATAGACGAAACACTAACGGGTTCTTTCGGAGGAATCGGTGCGGAATTAAGATCTGAAAATAATAAAGTGATTATCAGTAATACTCGTGAAGGAACACCTTCTCAAAAAATAGGATTACAAGAAAACGATGTAATTCTTAAAGTAGATGGTGAGGATATGGAAGGAAAAAGTATTTCTTATGTAGTATCCAAAGTCCGTGGAGAAGTTGGAACAGATGTCACTTTAACCATTCAACGTGGAAGTCAAGAATTAGAAGTAAAAATCACTAGAGCGAAAATTTCCATTGAGACTGTAAAGGGCACTGTAGATGAAACAGATCCAACGATTGGTCATGTAAAAATCAATTCGTTTGCTAAAAATACAGCTCAAGAAGTTGAAAATGCTGTGACTGATTTACGTCAAAAAGGCGTGAAGAAATTTATCTTTGATGTGCGCTATAATCCTGGTGGATTGTTAGACCAAGCATTAGCGATTAGTAATATGTTTGTAGAAGAAGGCAAGACTATTTTAAATATTGAAGATAGAAATGGTAAAATTACAGCCTATAAAGCTTCTAAAGAATATGGTACCTTTAAAATCACAGAACCTTATGCGCTTCTTGTGAACGAAGGAAGTGCTTCTGCATCTGAAATTTTAGCAGGAGCCCTTAAAGAATCTGCAAATGCAAAATTAATTGGTTCTAAAACATACGGAAAAGGAACCGTACAGTCTGTAGTTGATGTTTCAAAAAACGCAGAGCTAAAATATACAACTGCTAAATGGTTAACTCCAAATGAAACGTGGATTCACAAAACAGGAATTGAACCAACCGAAGCGGTATCAATGCCTGAATACTATAACATTACAATTGTGGATACTCGTGAAGTCGTAAAAGAAGGTTCTGTATCTGATAATGTTAAAACTATCGAAACAATCTTAAAAGGTTTAGGATATGATGTAAAAGCAGATGGATATTTTGATTCTAAAACAACTGAAGCAGTAAAACAGTTCCAAAAATCAAAAGGAATCTCAGAAACTGGTGAAGTGAATGAACAAACGGGATCGGCTTTAATGAATGCAATTCGCGAAGAATTGAAGAAAAACGATACACAATATAAAGCTGCGGTGAAAGCATTACAATAA
- the lepB gene encoding signal peptidase I, with translation MNEENQLENSSLSSIEERLQSRKDKSKQKKKLHPIIEEIVSWIWSIIVAATIMFLLYVFVGRPFTVSGQSMYPTLHNGDHMIMSKLGGINRFDVVILKAPDEDKEYIKRVIGMPGDTVEVKGGVLYINGKQVEQPFINSNSDKKTVYIDDFTLKQLTGEDKVPEGKYFVMGDNRGVSKDSRMIGFIDQASIEGKAVFTVWPLNRIGGLKDYSNLYH, from the coding sequence ATGAACGAAGAGAATCAACTAGAAAATTCAAGCCTATCATCTATTGAAGAACGTCTTCAGTCTCGAAAAGATAAGAGTAAACAAAAGAAAAAACTTCATCCAATCATCGAGGAAATTGTGAGTTGGATTTGGTCAATAATTGTTGCAGCAACTATTATGTTTCTTTTATACGTTTTTGTAGGAAGACCATTTACGGTTAGTGGACAATCGATGTATCCTACACTTCATAATGGGGATCATATGATTATGTCAAAACTTGGAGGTATTAATCGTTTTGATGTGGTTATTTTGAAAGCACCCGATGAAGACAAAGAGTATATTAAACGAGTGATTGGGATGCCTGGAGACACTGTTGAAGTGAAAGGCGGAGTCCTTTACATTAATGGAAAACAGGTAGAACAGCCGTTTATCAATTCGAATAGTGATAAAAAGACCGTCTATATTGATGATTTTACATTAAAACAATTGACTGGAGAAGATAAAGTACCAGAAGGAAAATACTTCGTAATGGGAGATAACAGAGGAGTTTCAAAGGATAGCCGAATGATTGGATTTATTGATCAGGCTTCAATTGAAGGAAAAGCAGTATTTACTGTTTGGCCTCTAAATAGAATCGGTGGTCTTAAAGATTACTCAAATTTATACCATTAA
- the abc-f gene encoding ribosomal protection-like ABC-F family protein has translation MTDISLKNVSFSYYGSLRPIFNQINLSFDTNWKIGLIGRNGIGKTTLLKMLTKELEYTGVITNSTTCFYFPPTIKNHDLTCLEIYRQSSEEEEWKFIRELNQLGLDLRVLDQPLSLLSPGERMKVLLGILFTKEDAFVLIDEPTNHLDSLGRKVVSEYLRKKRQGFMVISHDREFLDGCIDHVLAINRNSIEIQSGNYSSWYQNKLQKDQLEFNENHKLIKEISRLKDASKETKQWSDRIENTKNGHKISGIKPDKGYIGHQSAKMMKKSKNLIKRQEKLIEEKERLLKDIELQETLFLQPLNYPKKEFIKVNHLYFNYGDKNILQDLSFVIKRGDRISINGENGSGKSTLFNCLIGKLEVESSMILKPKNLKISYVPQEIKNLKGSFKEYIRSKEVDETLCRTLLSKLNISKDLLESDIESYSDGQKKKLLLSISLATKAHLYIWDEPMNYIDVISREQIEKVILDNDITLIFVEHDNYFKKKIANKNIEL, from the coding sequence ATGACTGATATTTCTTTAAAGAATGTTTCTTTTTCTTACTATGGTAGTCTAAGACCTATTTTTAATCAGATAAATCTATCTTTTGATACAAATTGGAAGATAGGTTTGATTGGAAGAAATGGAATCGGTAAAACTACCTTATTAAAAATGTTAACGAAGGAATTAGAATATACAGGTGTCATTACAAATAGCACTACATGCTTTTATTTTCCTCCTACAATTAAAAATCATGATTTAACGTGTTTGGAAATATATAGACAAAGTAGTGAAGAGGAAGAATGGAAATTTATAAGAGAGCTTAATCAATTAGGTTTAGATTTAAGAGTTTTGGATCAGCCTTTATCTTTATTATCTCCAGGAGAACGTATGAAAGTTCTTCTTGGAATTCTGTTTACGAAGGAAGATGCTTTTGTATTAATTGATGAACCTACGAATCATCTTGATTCCTTAGGAAGAAAGGTAGTGAGCGAATATCTTCGTAAAAAAAGGCAGGGGTTCATGGTTATTTCACATGATCGTGAATTTTTAGATGGATGTATCGATCATGTATTAGCCATTAATCGCAATAGTATAGAAATCCAAAGTGGAAATTACAGTAGTTGGTATCAAAACAAACTCCAAAAAGATCAACTAGAATTTAATGAAAATCATAAACTAATAAAGGAAATTAGCCGATTAAAGGATGCTTCGAAGGAAACCAAACAATGGTCCGATCGGATTGAAAACACTAAAAATGGGCATAAAATATCGGGAATTAAACCAGATAAGGGATATATTGGGCATCAATCCGCAAAAATGATGAAAAAATCAAAGAATCTTATAAAACGGCAAGAAAAACTAATTGAAGAGAAAGAACGGTTACTAAAAGATATAGAGCTTCAGGAAACCTTGTTTTTACAACCATTGAACTACCCTAAAAAGGAATTCATAAAAGTGAATCATCTTTATTTTAATTATGGAGATAAAAATATTCTTCAAGATCTTTCTTTTGTGATAAAAAGAGGGGATAGAATATCGATTAATGGAGAAAATGGCTCTGGAAAAAGTACTTTATTTAATTGTCTGATTGGTAAACTAGAAGTGGAGTCCTCTATGATTTTAAAGCCAAAAAATCTAAAAATTTCTTATGTTCCTCAGGAGATTAAAAATTTAAAAGGAAGCTTTAAAGAATATATTCGGTCAAAGGAAGTCGATGAGACACTCTGTAGAACTCTATTATCAAAACTAAATATTTCGAAAGATCTGTTAGAAAGTGATATCGAGTCTTACAGTGATGGTCAAAAAAAGAAATTGTTATTATCAATAAGCTTAGCTACGAAAGCTCATTTGTATATATGGGATGAACCCATGAATTATATCGACGTAATTTCTAGAGAGCAAATTGAGAAAGTAATACTGGATAATGATATTACTCTTATATTTGTTGAACACGATAACTATTTTAAAAAGAAGATTGCTAATAAAAATATAGAATTGTAA